The genome window TTCCTGCGCCACCGCATCCGCAAGCCGGGAACTGATCCAGATCGGCGACAGGCCCGGCAACGTGAAGCCCCAGGTCGCCACGATCAGCAGGAAGCCGGCGAGAAGCGTCGACGGCAGGGCAGCCACCGCAGCGCCGCGGGCCATATGCCGCATCGCGGCAAGGCCGGGAACAAGCGCCAGCGCGGCGATCACGGCGCCCGGCGGCGACGGCCAGACACCCACGACAGGGCCGGCGATGAAATTGGCCGCCGCCACACCGGCGACGGGAACGAACAGCAGCCCGGCGGCGGCAAAGCACCATCCCTTCGACGGCGGGCCCTCCCGGCGTGACAGAAGCACGGCGGCGAGAAGCGCAATGCCGGGAAGCAACGGCAGCGTGTAATGCGGCAGCTTGGTCGCGGTGAACTCGAAGACAGCCCAGGTCGGCAAGACCCAACACAGCGCGAAGATCACCGCCGGCGCGCGACGCGCAGCCATCAGACCGGGCAGCGCCAGCACCATGAAGGCGGACAAAGGCCAAAAGGTGCCCAGCGCCGCGACAAGATGGGTCAGCGGCGGCGCCCCGTGGCTTTCCTGCCCCGTTGCGACCTTGCCGAGCAGGTCCTTGCCGATGGCCTCCGCAAAGAACGCCCCGTCGGTGTGGATGTGGATCGCCACGAACCACGGCAAGACCAGAAGCAGGAAAGCGGCAATGCCACGCAGCGGATAGAGGAGCTTCATCCAGCCGGTCTCGCGCGTCGCGATCGACAGAAGCACCACGGTGAGACCGACCACCATCGGCCCGACCGGCCCCTTGATCAGCACCGACGCGGCGAGCGCGACCCAAAACAGCGCCGCCAGCCAAGGGCGCCCCCGCAAGGCGGCGCGTTCCAGCCAGATCCGCGCAAGCGCTCCCTGCGCGGCCAGGATGGTGGCCATCAGCATGGCGTCGGTCTTGGCCAGACGTGCCTCCACCCCGACGATCAGCGAGGCCGCGACCAGCGCTCCGGCAACGAACGCCACCGGCGGTGCCGCAAAGGCGCGCACGCACCAGTAGGTCAGCAGGACCGCGAGGATCGCCCCCAGTTGCGAGGGCAGCCGATACACCCAGATCGGCGCATCCTTGCCAAGCCCGCTTGCCTCCACGACCGCGGACTGGAGCCAGTAGATGCCAACCGGCTTCTTGTGGCGCGCCGTCTCCTGGAACCGGATGTCGATGAAATCGCGGCTTTCCACCATCTGCTTGGTAGCCTGGGCGAAGCGCGGTTCGTCGCGGTCGAGCGGCGGCACCTGGGTGAGGCCCGGGGCGAAGAAAACGAGGCCCAGAAGAAGCAGAACAAGCGGGGCGAGGCCCCTCCGGCCGATGACGCGCAACCAGCGCACGCCGGCAGTCCCGAAGCCTTCCGTTGCCCGCCCGGCGGATGTTTCGCTCATTGTCGTAAAGCCTATGCGACCGACTGGTAATGGCAACCGCGCCCACGCGCGATCCGGCCCCCGCGCGCTTCCTACATGAGAGCGCGCAAAAGGGAAACCGTTCGCGCACAACTCTCTCGCCTTCACACGCGCTCGCCGCTAGCTTTCGACACGCTGTCCGTCCCGTTTGCCAAACCGAAGTGGAGATTTCCGCAATGACCCTGATCGCGCAGATCACCGACCTGCACATCCGCCCGAGAGGCCTTGCCTGCTACCGCGTCAGCGAAACCAACATGCTGGCGGAGCGAGCCGTCGCGGCGCTGAACGCGCTCGCCCCCCAGCCCGACGCGGTCGTGGTCACCGGCGATCTCGCGGACGCGCCAGACGAGCGGGAATATGCCGGCGTCCAGCGGATTCTGTCCCGCATCAAGGCCCCGGTCTTTGTCATCCCGGGCAATCACGATTCGCCCGCGATGATGCGCGACCTGTTGACCGGCGTCGGCCCGATCGATCAGGGCAGCGACAGCAAGGTCCACTACGCGGTCGACATCGGCGACGTGCGGCTCGTCGCGCTCGACAGTTCGGTCCCGGGAAAGCCGCATGGCGAACTCGGCAGCGCCCAGCTTGCCTGGCTGGAGCATACGCTCGCAGAAAGCGACCGGCCGACGCTGATCGCCATACACCACCCGCCGGCGGCGACCGGCATCGCCCATATGGACCGGATCGGACTGAAGGATTCCGACGCGCTGGCGGCGCTTCTGTCGCGCAACAGCCATGTCGAGCGGATCATGTGCGGTCACATCCACCGCACCATCATCGCCTCCGTCGGCGGAACGGTGATGACACTGGCACCCAGCACCGGCCATCAAGTGCACTTGGATATCGCCGACCGGGAACCGGGCCGCTTCATCATGGAACCTCCGGGTTTTTTCCTGCACCACCACACGCGCGGCA of Stappia sp. ES.058 contains these proteins:
- a CDS encoding glycosyltransferase family 39 protein; translated protein: MSETSAGRATEGFGTAGVRWLRVIGRRGLAPLVLLLLGLVFFAPGLTQVPPLDRDEPRFAQATKQMVESRDFIDIRFQETARHKKPVGIYWLQSAVVEASGLGKDAPIWVYRLPSQLGAILAVLLTYWCVRAFAAPPVAFVAGALVAASLIVGVEARLAKTDAMLMATILAAQGALARIWLERAALRGRPWLAALFWVALAASVLIKGPVGPMVVGLTVVLLSIATRETGWMKLLYPLRGIAAFLLLVLPWFVAIHIHTDGAFFAEAIGKDLLGKVATGQESHGAPPLTHLVAALGTFWPLSAFMVLALPGLMAARRAPAVIFALCWVLPTWAVFEFTATKLPHYTLPLLPGIALLAAVLLSRREGPPSKGWCFAAAGLLFVPVAGVAAANFIAGPVVGVWPSPPGAVIAALALVPGLAAMRHMARGAAVAALPSTLLAGFLLIVATWGFTLPGLSPIWISSRLADAVAQEAGCASPRVANVGFNEPSYIFLQGTDTLPTSAEGAARFLVEPGAGEGADAGCRVVVIDMRHEAAFLKAMAELGDVRDPSAVRVTGLNINGGDEMDMGLYRAQETERE
- a CDS encoding phosphodiesterase, with the translated sequence MTLIAQITDLHIRPRGLACYRVSETNMLAERAVAALNALAPQPDAVVVTGDLADAPDEREYAGVQRILSRIKAPVFVIPGNHDSPAMMRDLLTGVGPIDQGSDSKVHYAVDIGDVRLVALDSSVPGKPHGELGSAQLAWLEHTLAESDRPTLIAIHHPPAATGIAHMDRIGLKDSDALAALLSRNSHVERIMCGHIHRTIIASVGGTVMTLAPSTGHQVHLDIADREPGRFIMEPPGFFLHHHTRGSGVVSHLAYIEAFPGPFPFFADEGVSW